GGTTTCGCTTGATCGCTTCCCTCTTCACTCTTCCAGCATCGCAGTCGTCTGCTGTCAGGGAATTCATAAGTGGCGTTGAGGACGAACTGTGAAGTGGCTAGGAAATTCAATATGTGCGGCTCTTTGTTGGAGGACGGAGCTGCATGCCGATAAAATGAGGACATCCAggagaggataaaaaaaaaaaaaatgcagctaaTTTTAAGGGGGCGGGATCAGTCGCTATTAGAGCTCGAACGTGAGTGATTCCTCTTGTTGCTGCTTTTGCCTTTTGTTTCGTCTTCTCTTTTTCTGTCTTTGGAAGCGCTTTTGGAACGTCTCCGTTTGGAATCGGGGCTCTTGCGACGCTTGCGTCTGTCGTCTCTGTCGGAGCTGCTGCTGGAGCTGCTGCGGCTGCTGCGTCGCCGTCGTCTCCTTTGGCTGTCCTTGCGATCTTTGCTGCGTCCTCTCCGGCTGCTCTTGCTTCGGGAGCGCCTGCTTCTGTACGAATCTCGGGCCTTGCTTCTGTCCCGGCTTTTCCTGCGCTCCCGACTACGCGTTCGGCGCCTTTTGTCGTCCTTGTCGTCGCCGTGTCGCCTGTGCGCGCTCCTGCTGCGTTCCCTGCCCCGCTCTCGATCTCTGTCCCGTTTTTCGTCACGTCCGCCCTTCTCACGGTTTCTGCTGCTTGATCTGTGTCGGTCTTTGGAACTTCGGTCTTTGCTTGGCGACTTTGTCCGCGTTCTCTCGCCGTTGCTCGTTTTGGAATCCTCTTTCTTCTTGCTGTTGGACTCTTGGTCCTTGTTCTTCTCTTTTCTGTTCTCGGTttccttctctttttctttcttgtccGCATGTCGGTCTTTGCTCCTGGAGCGATCTTTCTTGTCGCCACTTTTATGCTTGTGACTCTTCTCTTTGCTTTTGGATCGTCTCCTCTTCTCTCTGCTTTTGGACCTTCTGCTCTTTTCTCTGCTTCGACTGCGGCTTTTAGACTTGGCCCTTTTCTTTTCCTTCTGCTTGCCTTCCTTCTCCCCAGAACCTTCCTTGCTTTTGGATCTCTGTGATCGAGATTTATCATCTTTTTTACCCTCGTCTGTGTGCTCGCGTTTAGAACTGGAGGTCCGCTGCTCTCCCCTCTTAGTGTTCGCAGCCTCGTCCTTGTCCTCACTCATGTCACCTCTGGAAAAGACAATGAAATTCGGATCTTTGAGAGCAAGCTGACACGGTTCAATCAAGTTGCAAAGGAAAAGGAAGTTAATCCAAGTATCCAGCCTGACAAGAAACACTCGCATCTTACTTGTCTCCCTTAATCCAACGCTCTCCCGTGACTGCCCGCATCCTCTGACGTTGTAACTCAAAACGCCAGTGGGGCGGAGTTTCGCTACGGCGAAAGCGATCTCTGGATCTTGAGCGAGAACGTGAAGGAGTTCTGTATCTCTGTGGGAGGGCGAAAAGACACACTGAATTGTTTGCATTTGCAGGTGAAGAGACACAAATTGTAAACACTGTGGAACACACACTCACCCTGGGACCCCTGCCTTTGATCTTCCTGCCGGATCGTGTCATTACCAATCTTCTGTTATACATTGACTGAGAATTGTACTGCGCGCCAGATCTGCCaggaaaaacgtgtaaaaacgtttaatagtttgtccttcactccccaaaatgtgtccacatgtgtttcatgttttttttttcttaaatcaaagagcatacagaaggctttgatgcatcttctgacatgaaaaggtggcttaaagcgatggtagttatttaaaaaaaacagccagcagagtataagagatcagccagggtcatgttgcaacaagctctttttctcagtgttttcaacaggaatatGACTATTgacaaaacttagctatattctgatactaattgctgcaaaacagaaacagataaatataattttttttattattattttttttaatcctgatgaaggaagagactttaatctttcatttggtaggttccatgtttttata
The Festucalex cinctus isolate MCC-2025b chromosome 11, RoL_Fcin_1.0, whole genome shotgun sequence DNA segment above includes these coding regions:
- the ppig gene encoding peptidyl-prolyl cis-trans isomerase G isoform X2, whose translation is MGIKVQRSRCFLDVGIGNASVGRIIIELFTDICPKTCENFRCLCTGEKGVGKGTQKPLHYKGCLFHRIVKDFMIQGGDFSEGNGRGGESIYGGFFEDESFAVKHNKEYLLSMANRGKDTNGSQFFITTKPTPHLDGVHVVFGHVISGQEVVQTMESEKTDPNSRPYAEIKVLNCGELVPKSKAKKHDKKKERASSSSSSSSSDSDSSESSSDSEESDKESKKQKKKAKKQKKKHKKEKKKSEPEVVEEKEQEEVVTSTVRPEEIPPIPENRYLMRLSPVERKKEEPEKEKETKDERSRDRSGAQYNSQSMYNRRLVMTRSGRKIKGRGPRRYRTPSRSRSRSRDRFRRSETPPHWRFELQRQRMRAVTGERWIKGDKGDMSEDKDEAANTKRGEQRTSSSKREHTDEGKKDDKSRSQRSKSKEGSGEKEGKQKEKKRAKSKSRSRSREKSRRSKSREKRRRSKSKEKSHKHKSGDKKDRSRSKDRHADKKEKEKETENRKEKNKDQESNSKKKEDSKTSNGERTRTKSPSKDRSSKDRHRSSSRNREKGGRDEKRDRDRERGRERSRSAHRRHGDDKDDKRRRTRSRERRKSRDRSKARDSYRSRRSRSKSSRRGRSKDRKDSQRRRRRRSSRSSSSSSSDRDDRRKRRKSPDSKRRRSKSASKDRKREDETKGKSSNKRNHSRSSSNSD
- the ppig gene encoding peptidyl-prolyl cis-trans isomerase G isoform X1 is translated as MRTIRYIVQGGSATPVIMGIKVQRSRCFLDVGIGNASVGRIIIELFTDICPKTCENFRCLCTGEKGVGKGTQKPLHYKGCLFHRIVKDFMIQGGDFSEGNGRGGESIYGGFFEDESFAVKHNKEYLLSMANRGKDTNGSQFFITTKPTPHLDGVHVVFGHVISGQEVVQTMESEKTDPNSRPYAEIKVLNCGELVPKSKAKKHDKKKERASSSSSSSSSDSDSSESSSDSEESDKESKKQKKKAKKQKKKHKKEKKKSEPEVVEEKEQEEVVTSTVRPEEIPPIPENRYLMRLSPVERKKEEPEKEKETKDERSRDRSGAQYNSQSMYNRRLVMTRSGRKIKGRGPRRYRTPSRSRSRSRDRFRRSETPPHWRFELQRQRMRAVTGERWIKGDKGDMSEDKDEAANTKRGEQRTSSSKREHTDEGKKDDKSRSQRSKSKEGSGEKEGKQKEKKRAKSKSRSRSREKSRRSKSREKRRRSKSKEKSHKHKSGDKKDRSRSKDRHADKKEKEKETENRKEKNKDQESNSKKKEDSKTSNGERTRTKSPSKDRSSKDRHRSSSRNREKGGRDEKRDRDRERGRERSRSAHRRHGDDKDDKRRRTRSRERRKSRDRSKARDSYRSRRSRSKSSRRGRSKDRKDSQRRRRRRSSRSSSSSSSDRDDRRKRRKSPDSKRRRSKSASKDRKREDETKGKSSNKRNHSRSSSNSD